From Plodia interpunctella isolate USDA-ARS_2022_Savannah chromosome 18, ilPloInte3.2, whole genome shotgun sequence, a single genomic window includes:
- the LOC128677716 gene encoding uncharacterized protein LOC128677716 isoform X1, with protein MKMKRKHSLDEGLESPCCKRLSIFACICASISLLVHTYNFVDSGDFKHILDKEARDMMRNVLDDKLEERIEAYFTELTGTTSHRLKREAMLKQSQIQEDNTVTPHVEFFNPKMRPELEEKDAAEMRRTGAKGPAPGGDTWVWLTSYSRVPYKVVQGFCKATQDYCPPGVQGPKGPTGMPGPKGDRGEPGAPGTPGHAGARGPVGPPGPKGERGFPGNSGLDGRDGVPGEPGLDGMSGRNGADGAPGRDGRDGIPGKDGSPGKNGKDGKDGWAGAPGPPGLRGPKGDRGPIGPKGQRGNDGRDGAPGRPGLSIYNYTKEKELFIPPTFAQDHTRVIVRESDTLRISCNPTGRPEPAVEWRRADGTAVIQGSWRDASVSGHMLNIPNVSRWHTGKYVCLANNGMRPPANQTTDVEVHFSPYIRVPNNIVYVQNKSAKFECEIQAWPEPVLAWECDGATLEGHRYRTEVSTTAEPWRWIMRMEFHGVREHDLRRYSCVAKNELNNQTVKGDIKLSFLGPNMPMPVQQPMEFGSRPPTLTSYEELCQIQRCPSCPRCDRAQLLILSMNATTGYKPRRNTNCQLYAIGKPVYHRYKDELFGAWLRDSNASDTQKEKLWTTQENDVERLREYRSKVSFKADHVDEFHKLQKPFFGNGHIVYSGSFFYQANESGQPGDIIRYDLTQSRIKSVHLPHAHGRLYTAQHNQVDFSADDNGLWAIYSMESSNNTAVAKLSFDPNKDGLNIDYIWNISLNHKQVGEMFIVCGVLYALDSATERESKVTVAIDLYLKKPVEVSLQFTNPFRKTTQLGYDHMHKELYSWDRGNQLTYPVRYNELPGP; from the exons ACTGGAGTCTCCGTGTTGTAAACGTCTTTCAATCTTTGCGTGTATCTGTGCATCCATATCTCTGTTAGTCCACACTTATAATTTTGTCGACAGTGGAGatttcaaacatattttgGATAAAGAAGCTAGGGATATGATGAGGAATGTACTAGACGATAAGTTAGAAGAAAGAATCGAGGCTTATTTTACGGAACTAACTGGAACTACTTCGCATAGACTGAAGAGAGAAGCTATGTTG AAACAGTCGCAAATACAAGAAGACAACACAGTAACACCACATGTCGAGTTCTTCAACCCAAAGATGCGGCCAGAACTGGAAGAGAAAGATGCTGCGGAGATGCGCAGGACAGGAGCCAAGGGTCCAGCGCCTGGAGGAGATACGTGGGTTTGGCTGACCAGCTACTCCAGGGTTCCT TACAAAGTGGTTCAAGGTTTCTGTAAGGCCACCCAAGACTACTGCCCTCCTGGCGTGCAAGGGCCGAAGGGTCCAACGGGCATGCCTGGTCCTAAAGGGGACAGAGGTGAACCTGGTGCGCCTGGAACTCCGGGTCATGCTGGGGCGAGAGGCCCAGTTGGACCCCCTGGACCCAAAG GTGAACGGGGTTTTCCCGGCAATTCCGGTTTGGACGGCAGAGATGGGGTCCCAGGGGAGCCAGGTCTGGACGGGATGTCGGGCAGGAACGGTGCTGACGGTGCTCCGGGCAGGGACGGGCGGGACGGGATCCCGGGGAAGGATGGTAGCCCGGGCAAGAATGGCAAAGATGGGAAGGACG GTTGGGCAGGAGCACCTGGGCCCCCAGGACTGAGGGGTCCAAAGGGAGATAGGGGTCCGATTGGACCCAAGGGTCAGCGAGGTAACGATGGGAGAGACGGCGCGCCCGGCAGGCCAGGGCTCTCTATATACAACTACACTAAGGAGAAAGAGCTGTTTATACCTCCCACTTTTGCTC agGATCACACCAGGGTTATAGTCCGAGAAAGCGACACCCTCCGCATCAGCTGCAACCCCACGGGGCGGCCGGAGCCAGCTGTGGAGTGGAGGCGAGCTGATGGCACTGCTGTTATTCAG ggcTCCTGGAGGGATGCGTCAGTCAGCGGGCATATGCTGAACATTCCCAACGTGTCCCGCTGGCACACCGGCAAGTATGTCTGTTTGGCTAACAACGGCATGCGGCCTCCGGCGAACCAGACCACCGACGTTGAAGTGCACT TCAGTCCCTACATCAGGGTCCCGAACAACATAGTCTACGTTCAAAATAAGTCAGCAAAATTCGAATGTGAG ATCCAAGCGTGGCCTGAACCAGTTTTAGCATGGGAATGCGACGGTGCCACTCTCGAAGGTCACCGCTACCGGACTGAAGTGTCCACCACTGCTGAGCCATGGCGTTGGATCATGAGAATGGAGTTCCACGGAGTGAGGGAACACGACCTGAGGCGGTACAGCTGTGTGGCCAAGAACGAGCTGAATAATCAGACGGTGAAGGGAGATATCAAGCTGTCTT TCCTCGGGCCAAACATGCCGATGCCAGTACAGCAGCCGATGGAGTTCGGCTCTCGGCCCCCCACTCTGACGTCCTACGAGGAACTCTGTCAGATACAACGCTGCCCGTCCTGTCCAAGATGTGACCGAGCTCAGCTGCTCATCCTGAGCATGAATGCTACTACTGGTTACAAACCTAGAAGGAACACTA ATTGTCAACTCTACGCTATCGGCAAGCCTGTCTACCATCGGTACAAAGATGAATTGTTCGGAGCTTGGCTTCGAGACTCCAACGCTTCGGACACACAG aaGGAGAAACTGTGGACAACGCAAGAGAATGATGTGGAGCGACTGCGGGAATACAGAAGCAAAGTCAGCTTCAAGGCAGACCACGTCGACGAATTCCACAAGCTACAAAAGCCTTTCTTC GGTAATGGTCACATTGTCTACAGCGGCTCCTTCTTCTACCAGGCCAACGAGTCCGGCCAGCCGGGCGACATCATCCGGTATGACCTGACACAGAGCCGGATCAAGTCCGTACACCTGCCGCACGCGCACGGCAGGCTGTACACTGCTCAGCACAACCAG gTGGACTTCAGTGCTGACGATAATGGTCTCTGGGCAATTTATTCGATGGAAAGTTCGAACAACACAGCCGTAGCCAAG ttaAGTTTCGACCCGAACAAAGATGGATTGAACATCGATTACATCTGGAATATTTCACTTAACCATAAACAG GTTGGCGAAATGTTTATCGTGTGTGGAGTGCTATATGCCCTGGACTCGGCCACGGAGAGGGAAAGCAAGGTGACAGTGGCTATAGACCTGTACCTAAAGAAGCCAGTGGAAGTCTCGCTTCAGTTCACCAACCCGTTCAGAAAGACTACGCAGTTGGGATATGACCATATGCATAAG gaACTGTACTCCTGGGACCGAGGCAACCAATTGACGTATCCAGTCCGCTACAACGAGCTCCCAGGGCCCTGA
- the LOC128677716 gene encoding uncharacterized protein LOC128677716 isoform X2 produces MKMKRKHSLDEGLESPCCKRLSIFACICASISLLVHTYNFVDSGDFKHILDKEARDMMRNVLDDKLEERIEAYFTELTGTTSHRLKREAMLKQSQIQEDNTVTPHVEFFNPKMRPELEEKDAAEMRRTGAKGPAPGGDTWVWLTSYSRVPYKVVQGFCKATQDYCPPGVQGPKGPTGMPGPKGDRGEPGAPGTPGHAGARGPVGPPGPKGERGFPGNSGLDGRDGVPGEPGLDGMSGRNGADGAPGRDGRDGIPGKDGSPGKNGKDGKDGWAGAPGPPGLRGPKGDRGPIGPKGQRGNDGRDGAPGRPGLSIYNYTKEKELFIPPTFAQDHTRVIVRESDTLRISCNPTGRPEPAVEWRRADGTAVIQGSWRDASVSGHMLNIPNVSRWHTGKYVCLANNGMRPPANQTTDVEVHFSPYIRVPNNIVYVQNKSAKFECEIQAWPEPVLAWECDGATLEGHRYRTEVSTTAEPWRWIMRMEFHGVREHDLRRYSCVAKNELNNQTVKGDIKLSFLGPNMPMPVQQPMEFGSRPPTLTSYEELCQIQRCPSCPRCDRAQLLILSMNATTGYKPRRNTNCQLYAIGKPVYHRYKDELFGAWLRDSNASDTQEKLWTTQENDVERLREYRSKVSFKADHVDEFHKLQKPFFGNGHIVYSGSFFYQANESGQPGDIIRYDLTQSRIKSVHLPHAHGRLYTAQHNQVDFSADDNGLWAIYSMESSNNTAVAKLSFDPNKDGLNIDYIWNISLNHKQVGEMFIVCGVLYALDSATERESKVTVAIDLYLKKPVEVSLQFTNPFRKTTQLGYDHMHKELYSWDRGNQLTYPVRYNELPGP; encoded by the exons ACTGGAGTCTCCGTGTTGTAAACGTCTTTCAATCTTTGCGTGTATCTGTGCATCCATATCTCTGTTAGTCCACACTTATAATTTTGTCGACAGTGGAGatttcaaacatattttgGATAAAGAAGCTAGGGATATGATGAGGAATGTACTAGACGATAAGTTAGAAGAAAGAATCGAGGCTTATTTTACGGAACTAACTGGAACTACTTCGCATAGACTGAAGAGAGAAGCTATGTTG AAACAGTCGCAAATACAAGAAGACAACACAGTAACACCACATGTCGAGTTCTTCAACCCAAAGATGCGGCCAGAACTGGAAGAGAAAGATGCTGCGGAGATGCGCAGGACAGGAGCCAAGGGTCCAGCGCCTGGAGGAGATACGTGGGTTTGGCTGACCAGCTACTCCAGGGTTCCT TACAAAGTGGTTCAAGGTTTCTGTAAGGCCACCCAAGACTACTGCCCTCCTGGCGTGCAAGGGCCGAAGGGTCCAACGGGCATGCCTGGTCCTAAAGGGGACAGAGGTGAACCTGGTGCGCCTGGAACTCCGGGTCATGCTGGGGCGAGAGGCCCAGTTGGACCCCCTGGACCCAAAG GTGAACGGGGTTTTCCCGGCAATTCCGGTTTGGACGGCAGAGATGGGGTCCCAGGGGAGCCAGGTCTGGACGGGATGTCGGGCAGGAACGGTGCTGACGGTGCTCCGGGCAGGGACGGGCGGGACGGGATCCCGGGGAAGGATGGTAGCCCGGGCAAGAATGGCAAAGATGGGAAGGACG GTTGGGCAGGAGCACCTGGGCCCCCAGGACTGAGGGGTCCAAAGGGAGATAGGGGTCCGATTGGACCCAAGGGTCAGCGAGGTAACGATGGGAGAGACGGCGCGCCCGGCAGGCCAGGGCTCTCTATATACAACTACACTAAGGAGAAAGAGCTGTTTATACCTCCCACTTTTGCTC agGATCACACCAGGGTTATAGTCCGAGAAAGCGACACCCTCCGCATCAGCTGCAACCCCACGGGGCGGCCGGAGCCAGCTGTGGAGTGGAGGCGAGCTGATGGCACTGCTGTTATTCAG ggcTCCTGGAGGGATGCGTCAGTCAGCGGGCATATGCTGAACATTCCCAACGTGTCCCGCTGGCACACCGGCAAGTATGTCTGTTTGGCTAACAACGGCATGCGGCCTCCGGCGAACCAGACCACCGACGTTGAAGTGCACT TCAGTCCCTACATCAGGGTCCCGAACAACATAGTCTACGTTCAAAATAAGTCAGCAAAATTCGAATGTGAG ATCCAAGCGTGGCCTGAACCAGTTTTAGCATGGGAATGCGACGGTGCCACTCTCGAAGGTCACCGCTACCGGACTGAAGTGTCCACCACTGCTGAGCCATGGCGTTGGATCATGAGAATGGAGTTCCACGGAGTGAGGGAACACGACCTGAGGCGGTACAGCTGTGTGGCCAAGAACGAGCTGAATAATCAGACGGTGAAGGGAGATATCAAGCTGTCTT TCCTCGGGCCAAACATGCCGATGCCAGTACAGCAGCCGATGGAGTTCGGCTCTCGGCCCCCCACTCTGACGTCCTACGAGGAACTCTGTCAGATACAACGCTGCCCGTCCTGTCCAAGATGTGACCGAGCTCAGCTGCTCATCCTGAGCATGAATGCTACTACTGGTTACAAACCTAGAAGGAACACTA ATTGTCAACTCTACGCTATCGGCAAGCCTGTCTACCATCGGTACAAAGATGAATTGTTCGGAGCTTGGCTTCGAGACTCCAACGCTTCGGACACACAG GAGAAACTGTGGACAACGCAAGAGAATGATGTGGAGCGACTGCGGGAATACAGAAGCAAAGTCAGCTTCAAGGCAGACCACGTCGACGAATTCCACAAGCTACAAAAGCCTTTCTTC GGTAATGGTCACATTGTCTACAGCGGCTCCTTCTTCTACCAGGCCAACGAGTCCGGCCAGCCGGGCGACATCATCCGGTATGACCTGACACAGAGCCGGATCAAGTCCGTACACCTGCCGCACGCGCACGGCAGGCTGTACACTGCTCAGCACAACCAG gTGGACTTCAGTGCTGACGATAATGGTCTCTGGGCAATTTATTCGATGGAAAGTTCGAACAACACAGCCGTAGCCAAG ttaAGTTTCGACCCGAACAAAGATGGATTGAACATCGATTACATCTGGAATATTTCACTTAACCATAAACAG GTTGGCGAAATGTTTATCGTGTGTGGAGTGCTATATGCCCTGGACTCGGCCACGGAGAGGGAAAGCAAGGTGACAGTGGCTATAGACCTGTACCTAAAGAAGCCAGTGGAAGTCTCGCTTCAGTTCACCAACCCGTTCAGAAAGACTACGCAGTTGGGATATGACCATATGCATAAG gaACTGTACTCCTGGGACCGAGGCAACCAATTGACGTATCCAGTCCGCTACAACGAGCTCCCAGGGCCCTGA